From Salvia splendens isolate huo1 chromosome 16, SspV2, whole genome shotgun sequence, a single genomic window includes:
- the LOC121772717 gene encoding 60S ribosomal protein L17-2-like isoform X1 → MLQVKYSREPDNITKSCKARGSDLRVHFKNTREAAHAIRKLPLVKAKRYLEDVLAHKQAIPFTRFCGGVGRTAQAKNRHSNGQGRWPVKSAKFILDLLKNAESNAEVKGLDVDALFISHIQVNQAQKQRRRTYRAHGRINPYMSSPCHIELILSEKEESVKREAESQLATSKPRKA, encoded by the exons ATGCTACAGGTGAAGTACTCGAGGGAGCCTGATAATATCACCAAAT CCTGCAAAGCTCGAGGATCCGACCTCAGAGTTCACTTTAAG AACACTAGGGAAGCAGCGCATGCCATCAGGAAGCTCCCTCTAGTCAAGGCCAAGAGGTACTTGGAGGACGTGCTTGCCCACAAACAAGCCATTCCTTTCACTCGTTTCTGTGGTGGTGTTGGGCGAACTGCTCAGGCCAAGAACAGGCATTCTAATGGTCAGGGTCGCTGGCCAGTGAAATCTGCCAAGTTCATCTTGGATTTACTCAAGAATGCAGAAAGCAATGCTGAG GTGAAAGGtttggatgtggatgctctattCATTTCCCACATTCAGGTTAACCAGGCCCAGAAGCAAAGGCGTCGCACATACCGTGCTCATGGAAGGATTAACC CTTACATGTCTTCACCTTGCCACATCGAATTGATTTTGTCAGAGAAAGAAGAATCAGTGAAAAGAGAG GCTGAGTCGCAGTTGGCAACTAGCAAGCCCAGGAAGGCTTGA
- the LOC121772717 gene encoding 60S ribosomal protein L17-2-like isoform X2 translates to MVKYSREPDNITKSCKARGSDLRVHFKNTREAAHAIRKLPLVKAKRYLEDVLAHKQAIPFTRFCGGVGRTAQAKNRHSNGQGRWPVKSAKFILDLLKNAESNAEVKGLDVDALFISHIQVNQAQKQRRRTYRAHGRINPYMSSPCHIELILSEKEESVKREAESQLATSKPRKA, encoded by the exons ATG GTGAAGTACTCGAGGGAGCCTGATAATATCACCAAAT CCTGCAAAGCTCGAGGATCCGACCTCAGAGTTCACTTTAAG AACACTAGGGAAGCAGCGCATGCCATCAGGAAGCTCCCTCTAGTCAAGGCCAAGAGGTACTTGGAGGACGTGCTTGCCCACAAACAAGCCATTCCTTTCACTCGTTTCTGTGGTGGTGTTGGGCGAACTGCTCAGGCCAAGAACAGGCATTCTAATGGTCAGGGTCGCTGGCCAGTGAAATCTGCCAAGTTCATCTTGGATTTACTCAAGAATGCAGAAAGCAATGCTGAG GTGAAAGGtttggatgtggatgctctattCATTTCCCACATTCAGGTTAACCAGGCCCAGAAGCAAAGGCGTCGCACATACCGTGCTCATGGAAGGATTAACC CTTACATGTCTTCACCTTGCCACATCGAATTGATTTTGTCAGAGAAAGAAGAATCAGTGAAAAGAGAG GCTGAGTCGCAGTTGGCAACTAGCAAGCCCAGGAAGGCTTGA
- the LOC121772119 gene encoding pre-mRNA-splicing factor ATP-dependent RNA helicase DEAH7-like: MEGNGKNKEYDLDKITDTLAPEDSTVGGLLVPGKDRVVFRPLKKSVLGLDMLANAKRMESKVDGSFKKPKERVASIASSLDEGEDLPASSEIADVENVTSSSIRSYSNRKYRESASNETSNLGSVVTGEANAVEASPRHHSDRHMNVRTESVESSRSRSPSSDYARSDRDRSKYDEHHRNSDREGRTHRDRYGSDREGRTPRDRYGSDREGRTPRDRYGYDREGMTPRESSRGQEKEHGGDYGRKRGRYDRSMRTPGRSDWDDGRWEWEESPRRDGHNSSSRHYRPSPSPMLVGASPDARLVSPWLGGRTPNSSAASPWDSYAPSPTPIRASGTSLRSVSSRYGGRSNQADLKDGEIEPESTSEDQNHEITESMRLEMEYNSDRAWYDREEGGTVYDADSSSAFLGDEASFQKKEAELAKRLVRRDGTKMTLAQSKKLSQLTADNAQWEDRQLMRSGAVRGTEVQTEFDDEEERKVILLVHDTKPPFLDGRIVFTKQAEPVMPLKDPTSDMAIISRKGSNLVREIREKQSMNKSRQRFWELAGSNLGNILGVEKTAEQIDADTAEVGEQGEIDFKQDAKFAQHLKKGEGVSDFAKSKTLAQQRQYLPIFSIREELLQVIRENQVIVVVGETGSGKTTQLTQYLHEDGYTNNGIVGCTQPRRVAAMSVAKRVSEEMETELGDLVGYAIRFEDVTGPNTVIKYMTDGVLLRETLKDSDLEKYRVIVMDEAHERSLSTDVLFGILKKVVARRRDFKLIVTSATLNAQKFSDFFGSVPIFHIPGRTFPVQTLYSKSPCEDYVEGAVKQAMTIHITSAPGDILIFMTGQDEIEATCYALQERMEQLASKKEAPKLLILPIYSQLPADLQAKIFENAEDGARKCIVATNIAETSLTVDGIFYVIDSGYGKIKVYNPRMGMDALQVFPVSRAAADQRAGRAGRTGPGTCYRLYTESAYLNEMLPSPVPEIQRTNLGNVVLLLKSLKIDNLLDFDFMDPPPQENILNSMYQLWVLGALNNVGDLTDIGWKMVEFPLDPPLAKMLLMGEQLQCIDEVLTIVSMLSVPSVFFRPKDRVEESDAAREKFFVPESDHLTLLNVYKQWKLNNYRGDWCNDHFLHVKGLRKAREVRSQLLDILKTLKIPLTSCGLDWDVVRMAICSAYFHNSARLKGVGEYVNCRNGMPCHLHPSSALYGLGYTPDYVVYHELILTAKEYMQCATAVEPQWLAELGPMFFSVKDSDTSMIEHKKKQKQEKSAMEEEMESLRKVQEDKGRERKEEEKKKRQKEQQQVSLPGLKRGASTYLRPKRLGL, translated from the exons ATGGAG GGAAACGGAAAGAACAAGGAATATGATTTGGATAAGATCACCGATACTCTAGCTCCAGAAGACTCTACTGTTGGTGGCTTGCTTGTTCCAGGGAAGGATAGAGTGGTTTTTAGACCACTTAAAAAATCGGTTTTAG GACTAGACATGCTTGCCAATGCAAAGCGAATGGAGTCAAAGGTTGATGGTTCATTTAAAAAACCAAAAGAAAGAGTTGCTTCCATTGCTTCATCACTAGATGAAGGTGAGGATTTGCCTGCTTCTTCAGAAATAGCTGATGTGGAGAATGTCACATCTAGTAGTATACGGAGTTACAGCAATAGGAAATACCGTGAATCAGCTTCAAACGAGACTTCTAATTTAG GAAGTGTTGTTACTGGAGAAGCAAATGCAGTTGAAGCATCCCCCCGGCATCATTCAGATAGACATATGAAT gTGCGAACTGAATCTGTTGAAAGTTCAAGGAGTAGGAGTCCTAGTTCTGATTATGCCAGAAGTGATAGAGATCGAAGTAAATATGATGAGCACCACAGAAACTCTGACAGGGAAGGGAGGACCCATAGAGATAGATATGGCTCTGACCGGGAAGGCAGGACCCCTAGAGATAGATATGGCTCTGACCGGGAAGGGAGGACCCCTAGAGATAGATATGGCTATGACAGGGAAGGGATGACCCCAAGAGAGTCCTCTCGTGGTCAAGAAAAAGAACATGGTGGAGACTATGGGAGAAAAAGAGGTAGATACGACAGGTCCATGAGAACACCTG GCAGGTCTGACTGGGATGATGGAAGATGGGAGTGGGAAGAATCCCCGCGTCGTGATGGTCACAATTCTAGCAGCAGACATTATCGGCCTTCTCCATCCCCCATGCTTGTTGGGGCCTCACCTGATGCTCGGCTTGTTTCTCCATGGTTGGGAGGGCGTACTCCTAATTCTTCAG CTGCATCTCCTTGGGATAGCTATGCTCCTTCCCCTACTCCAATTCGGGCATCTGGGACATCTCTTAGGTCTGTAAGTTCCCGATATGGTGGGAGATCCAATCAGGCTGACCTTAAG GATGGCGAAATTGAACCAGAAAGTACATCTGAAGACCAGAATCATGAGATAACAGAAAGTATGCGTTTAGAGATGGAATACAACTCTGATCGTGCATG GTATGATCGAGAAGAAGGCGGCACTGTTTATGACGCTGATAGCTCCTCTGCTTTTCTGGGTGATGAGGCGTCTTTCCAGAAAAAAGAAGCAGAGTTGGCTAAGAGACTG GTGAGAAGAGACGGGACTAAGATGACTCTTGCACAGAGCAAAAAACTTTCGCAGCTAACTGCTGATAATGCTCAGTGGGAGGATAGACAACTTATGAGATCAGGTGCTGTCAGAGGAACTGAGGTGCAGACAGAGTTTGATGATGAGGAAGAACGAAAGGTTATTCTTCTTGTGCATG ATACAAAACCCCCTTTTCTCGATGGGAGAATTGTTTTCACAAAGCAAGCTGAGCCTGTTATGCCATTGAAAGACCCTACGTCCGATATGGCTATAATATCACGGAAGGGCTCCAATCTGGTCAGGGAAATTCGTGAAAAACAAAGCATGAATAAGTCCAGACAACGGTTTTGGGAGCTTGCTGGTTCTAATCTTGGCAATATTCTTGGTGTTGAGAAAACTGCGGAACAG ATTGACGCAGATACTGCTGAAGTAGGCGAACAAGGTGAAATTGATTTCAAACAGGATGCAAAATTTGCACAACATTTAAAAAAAGGAGAGGGAGTCAGTGATTTCGCTAAGTCAAAAACGTTAGCGCAACAGCGACAATATTTGCCCATCTTTTCTATACGAGAAGAGTTACTGCAG GTAATCCGCGAAAACCAAGTGATCGTAGTGGTTGGTGAAACTGGTTCAGGAAAGACGACACAATTAACACAG TATCTTCACGAAGATGGGTACACGAACAATGGCATTGTTGGTTGCACACAACCAAGGCGTGTGGCCGCCATGAGTGTTGCAAAAAGAGTCAGTGAAGAGATGGAAACCGAACTTGGTGATCTAGTTGGATATGCCATACGTTTTGAGGATGTCACCGGGCCTAACACTGTTATTAAG TACATGACTGACGGTGTGTTGCTGAGGGAGACGCTAAAAGATTCAGACCTGGAAAAATATCG TGTCATTGTGATGGATGAAGCACACGAGCGGTCTCTAAGCACGGATGTACTTTTCGGTATCCTCAAGAAAGTTGTGGCCAGGCGTCGTGATTTCAAGCTCATTGTGACTTCTGCTACTCTAAATGCTCAAAAGTTTTCGGATTTTTTTGGGAGCGTACCTATATTTCACATTCCGGGGAGGACATTTCCGGTTCAGACATTGTACAGTAAGTCACCTTGTGAAGATTACGTTGAAGGTGCAGTAAAGCAGGCGATGACGATTCACATCACGAGTGCTCCTGGTGACATCCTAATCTTCATGACCGGTCAAGATGAGATTGAGGCGACATGTTATGCCCTTCAAGAACGCATGGAACAACTTGCTTCCAAAAAGGAAGCTCCAAAGCTGCTAATCCTTCCCATATACTCCCAGCTTCCTGCTGACTTGCAAGCAAAGATTTTTGAGAATGCTGAAGATGGAGCTCGCAAGTGTATTGTTGCTACAAATATTGCTGAGACGTCGTTGACTGTTGATGGGATCTTCTATGTCATTGACTCGGGTTATGGTAAAATAAAAGTCTATAACCCCCGTATGGGTATGGATGCTCTCCAAGTCTTTCCTGTTAGTCGCGCTGCTGCTGATCAACGTGCTGGACGAGCTGGAAGAACTGGGCCAGGGACTTGCTACCGTCTTTATACAGAGAGCGCTTATCTGAACGAAATGCTACCCAGTCCAGTCCCAGAAATCCAGAGAACCAACCTGGGAAATGTGGTTTTGCTGCTCAAGAGTTTGAAAATCGACAACCTATTAGATTTCGACTTCATGGATCCTCCTCCACAAGAAAACATCCTCAACTCCATGTACCAGCTGTGGGTGTTGGGTGCTCTCAACAACGTCGGAGATCTGACAGATATAGGTTGGAAGATGGTGGAGTTTCCGTTggatccccccttggccaagaTGCTTCTAATGGGCGAGCAGCTCCAGTGCATCGACGAGGTTCTAACAATCGTGTCAATGCTTTCAGTTCCCTCTGTTTTCTTCCGACCCAAGGACCGTGTGGAAGAGAGCGACGCTGCAAGGGAAAAATTCTTTGTCCCGGAATCCGACCACCTCACGCTCCTAAATGTGTACAAGCAATGGAAGTTGAACAACTACCGGGGGGACTGGTGCAACGACCATTTCCTGCACGTGAAAGGCTTGCGCAAGGCTAGAGAAGTAAGATCCCAGCTGCTCGACATTCTCAAGACACTCAAGATCCCACTCACGTCGTGTGGGCTCGACTGGGATGTAGTGAGGATGGCCATATGCTCGGCGTACTTCCACAACTCTGCTCGCCTCAAGGGTGTCGGGGAGTATGTGAACTGCAGAAACGGGATGCCCTGTCACCTCCATCCGAGCAGTGCCTTGTACGGCTTGGGGTACACTCCGGACTATGTCGTCTACCATGAGCTGATCCTCACGGCGAAAGAGTACATGCAGTGTGCCACGGCTGTTGAGCCGCAGTGGCTGGCTGAGCTTGGACCCATGTTTTTCTCGGTGAAGGACTCGGATACGTCGATGATCGAGCACAAGAAGAAGCAGAAGCAGGAGAAGAGTGCGAtggaggaggagatggagagTTTGAGGAAGGTACAAGAGGATAAGGGGAGAGAGAGGAAAgaggaagagaagaagaagaggcaGAAGGAGCAACAGCAAGTTTCATTGCCTGGGTTGAAGAGAGGGGCTTCAACATATCTCAGACCCAAAAGGCTTGGCCTCTAA
- the LOC121772120 gene encoding uncharacterized protein LOC121772120 isoform X2, with amino-acid sequence MPAKQQKSKRDTVKRQQYGKTDGELVHHRLSNTRTTTRKTSQGVYLPSSSCCLNSEVRSKNELPSTSAETKSLDKITLAAILGAACAQNHQKEIQLSEYLQRNSYLGKYDDISIKQVRARAKALVDQIYVDRRFVLGEGMDAESKLFSNNALEVLNSKNMAEKDTIKSVLGKDRAPDKYGSTFALDGASMDDYLWQKIDNQLKYSSKENFTAQPPDKIVILKPAPRNGKHSGNLTTSCSSLQLPYKSSRRVSEERTASFSFREIKKKLKHSFGVTKKENRNCCSSSTNAEKEGKVSMKQEPKSSRGSDIARVADTTRKKLYISRDRSSDKKECDVILEAKRHLSTRLNNLNSVEADTSRKNPRTLERILSSPEHDSWPFSPRRDSIYCPGSAEMRFCPYNTLPRASESSCHERNGIRSETEVASLQTAEDTNVSTADKMRSDGESKTAEMGSILQPASHVSGEVLSETTHLETTDTVKEQKCDGTAMHSVMASSNDHHIDSVENIKFHEEHQSPVSVLEPFFVDSPPTISLQTGRKQVQPHRLDFEECSFISSPQHTPASAHPCSDEHLCQYVQLVIEASSLDWDHLSEIISQPEHMLLHESLFDEIELPPLGCYYDPKLLFDRINEVLLEIYKCHLCSPPFAPPKTRSVPLAEVVLDEILAEADYFLLPSRDRRSLDEIVLRDAKCGPWLDDIRFDKERVVVDISEALMEGFLLDTLLQFYR; translated from the exons ATGCCCGCTAAGCAGCAGAAGAGCAAACGAGACACAGTCAAGAGACAGCAATATGGTAAAACTGATGGTGAACTTGTACATCACCGGCTGTCAAACACTCGTACGACAACTAGGAAAACCAGCCAAGGCGTCTATCTGCCATCTTCTTCCTGTTGCTTGAACAGTGAAGTTAGGTCGAAGAACGAGCTACCTTCGACTTCAGCTGAAACAAAATCCCTTGATAAGATAACTCTTGCTGCGATTTTAGGGGCAGCCTGTGCTCAGAATCACCAGAAAGAGATTCAGCTTTCAGAATATCTACAAAGAAATAGCTATCTTGGAAAGTATGATGATATTAGCATCAAGCAAGTTCGCGCAAGGGCGAAGGCTCTTGTTGATCAAATATATGTCGACAGAAGGTTCGTTCTTGGAGAAGGGATGGACGCTGAGTCCAAATTATTCTCTAACAACGCATTGGAAGTGTTGAACTCGAAGAATATGGCTGAGAAAGATACAATCAAGTCAGTGCTAGGTAAGGATAGGGCTCCTGATAAGTATGGAAGCACGTTTGCATTGGATGGAGCGAGCATGGACGATTACTTATGGCAGAAGATCGATAATCAGCTCAAGTACTCCTCGAAAGAAAATTTCACAGCCCAGCCACCTGATAAAATAGTAATACTGAAGCCAGCTCCCCGAAATGGGAAGCATTCAGGGAACTTGACCACCAGCTGCTCGTCATTGCAGCTTCCTTACAAATCGAGTAGAAGAGTATCCGAAGAGAGAACTGCTTCCTTCTCTTTCAGAGAGATCAAGAAAAAACTGAAACATTCATTTGGAGtcaccaaaaaggaaaacaggAACTGCTGCAGTTCCTCTACCAATGCTGAGAAGGAAGGAAAGGTGTCGATGAAACAAGAGCCCAAATCCAGTAGGGGATCCGATATAGCTCGTGTGGCTGATACCACGCGTAAAAAATTATACATCTCGAGAGATAGATCTTCTGACAAAAAGGAATGTGATGTGATCTTGGAGGCGAAGAGGCACCTCTCCACAAGATTGAATAATCTGAACTCTGTGGAGGCAGACACCAGTAGAAAAAACCCGAGAACCCTGGAGCGGATCCTCTCATCACCCGAGCATGACTCCTGGCCCTTCAGCCCGAGAAGAGACAGCATATACTGTCCCGGTTCTGCAGAGATGAGATTTTGTCCGTACAACACCTTGCCTAGAGCCAGTGAAAGCAGTTGCCATGAACGAAATGGAATAAGATCGGAAACAGAGGTTGCTTCGTTGCAGACAGCTGAAGATACCAATGTTTCTACTGCAGACAAAATGAGAAGTGATG GTGAATCAAAGACTGCAGAAATGGGAAGCATCCTTCAACCTGCTTCACACGTGTCAGGAGAAGTCCTCAGCGAaactacccatttggagacgacAGACACAGTAAAAGAACAGAAATGCGATGGTACAGCAATGCATTCAGTGATG GCTTCTTCGAATGATCACCACATAGATTCGGTTGAAAACATCAAATTTCACGAAGAACATCAAAGCCCAGTTTCTGTCCTTGAGCCATTCTTCGTAGACAGTCCACCAACAATCTCACTTCAAACTG GCAGAAAGCAAGTGCAGCCACATCGCCTTGACTTCGAAGAGTGCTCATTCATATCATCCCCCCAGCACACACCGGCCAGTGCTCATCCCTGCAGCGACGAACACCTCTGCCAATACGTGCAGTTGGTTATTGAGGCATCCTCCTTAGATTGGGATCACCTATCAGAGATCATATCCCAACCAGAACATATGCTCCTTCATGAATCCTTATTCGATGAAATCGAGCTTCCACCCCTCGGCTGCTACTACGACCCTAAGCTTCTGTTTGATCGGATAAATGAAGTGCTATTGGAGATATACAAATGCCATCTTTGCTCTCCACCTTTTGCCCCACCCAAGACGAGGTCCGTACCACTGGCTGAAGTAGTTCTTGATGAGATATTGGCAGAAGCTGATTACTTTCTACTTCCATCGAGAGATAGAAGAAGCTTGGATGAGATTGTCTTACGAGATGCGAAATGTGGACCGTGGCTTGATGATATTCGATTCGATAAAGAGCGTGTTGTGGTTGATATTTCAGAAGCTCTGATGGAGGGTTTTTTGCTTGATACACTGCTTCAGTTTTATAGGTGA
- the LOC121772120 gene encoding uncharacterized protein LOC121772120 isoform X1: MARRSSQIREVSEGSELSCMWGLFSILESCQGCPASRNIIDYPRPLNAVASFDEECQMILKGAGQRSGSVRFDGEGRSVRSCIGDEMPAKQQKSKRDTVKRQQYGKTDGELVHHRLSNTRTTTRKTSQGVYLPSSSCCLNSEVRSKNELPSTSAETKSLDKITLAAILGAACAQNHQKEIQLSEYLQRNSYLGKYDDISIKQVRARAKALVDQIYVDRRFVLGEGMDAESKLFSNNALEVLNSKNMAEKDTIKSVLGKDRAPDKYGSTFALDGASMDDYLWQKIDNQLKYSSKENFTAQPPDKIVILKPAPRNGKHSGNLTTSCSSLQLPYKSSRRVSEERTASFSFREIKKKLKHSFGVTKKENRNCCSSSTNAEKEGKVSMKQEPKSSRGSDIARVADTTRKKLYISRDRSSDKKECDVILEAKRHLSTRLNNLNSVEADTSRKNPRTLERILSSPEHDSWPFSPRRDSIYCPGSAEMRFCPYNTLPRASESSCHERNGIRSETEVASLQTAEDTNVSTADKMRSDGESKTAEMGSILQPASHVSGEVLSETTHLETTDTVKEQKCDGTAMHSVMASSNDHHIDSVENIKFHEEHQSPVSVLEPFFVDSPPTISLQTGRKQVQPHRLDFEECSFISSPQHTPASAHPCSDEHLCQYVQLVIEASSLDWDHLSEIISQPEHMLLHESLFDEIELPPLGCYYDPKLLFDRINEVLLEIYKCHLCSPPFAPPKTRSVPLAEVVLDEILAEADYFLLPSRDRRSLDEIVLRDAKCGPWLDDIRFDKERVVVDISEALMEGFLLDTLLQFYR, translated from the exons ATGGCAAGAAGATCATCACAAATTCGTGAAGTAAGCGAGGGAAGTGAACTGAGCTGTATGTGGGGATTGTTCAGCATCCTCGAATCATGCCAAGGCTGTCCAGCTAGCAGAAACATCATCG ATTATCCAAGACCACTTAACGCCGTTGCTAGTTTTGATGAAGAATGTCAAATGATTCTT AAGGGGGCAGGTCAGAGAAGTGGTAGCGTTCGATTTGATGGTGAAGGAAGAAGCGTGAGGAGCTGCATTGGAGATGAGATGCCCGCTAAGCAGCAGAAGAGCAAACGAGACACAGTCAAGAGACAGCAATATGGTAAAACTGATGGTGAACTTGTACATCACCGGCTGTCAAACACTCGTACGACAACTAGGAAAACCAGCCAAGGCGTCTATCTGCCATCTTCTTCCTGTTGCTTGAACAGTGAAGTTAGGTCGAAGAACGAGCTACCTTCGACTTCAGCTGAAACAAAATCCCTTGATAAGATAACTCTTGCTGCGATTTTAGGGGCAGCCTGTGCTCAGAATCACCAGAAAGAGATTCAGCTTTCAGAATATCTACAAAGAAATAGCTATCTTGGAAAGTATGATGATATTAGCATCAAGCAAGTTCGCGCAAGGGCGAAGGCTCTTGTTGATCAAATATATGTCGACAGAAGGTTCGTTCTTGGAGAAGGGATGGACGCTGAGTCCAAATTATTCTCTAACAACGCATTGGAAGTGTTGAACTCGAAGAATATGGCTGAGAAAGATACAATCAAGTCAGTGCTAGGTAAGGATAGGGCTCCTGATAAGTATGGAAGCACGTTTGCATTGGATGGAGCGAGCATGGACGATTACTTATGGCAGAAGATCGATAATCAGCTCAAGTACTCCTCGAAAGAAAATTTCACAGCCCAGCCACCTGATAAAATAGTAATACTGAAGCCAGCTCCCCGAAATGGGAAGCATTCAGGGAACTTGACCACCAGCTGCTCGTCATTGCAGCTTCCTTACAAATCGAGTAGAAGAGTATCCGAAGAGAGAACTGCTTCCTTCTCTTTCAGAGAGATCAAGAAAAAACTGAAACATTCATTTGGAGtcaccaaaaaggaaaacaggAACTGCTGCAGTTCCTCTACCAATGCTGAGAAGGAAGGAAAGGTGTCGATGAAACAAGAGCCCAAATCCAGTAGGGGATCCGATATAGCTCGTGTGGCTGATACCACGCGTAAAAAATTATACATCTCGAGAGATAGATCTTCTGACAAAAAGGAATGTGATGTGATCTTGGAGGCGAAGAGGCACCTCTCCACAAGATTGAATAATCTGAACTCTGTGGAGGCAGACACCAGTAGAAAAAACCCGAGAACCCTGGAGCGGATCCTCTCATCACCCGAGCATGACTCCTGGCCCTTCAGCCCGAGAAGAGACAGCATATACTGTCCCGGTTCTGCAGAGATGAGATTTTGTCCGTACAACACCTTGCCTAGAGCCAGTGAAAGCAGTTGCCATGAACGAAATGGAATAAGATCGGAAACAGAGGTTGCTTCGTTGCAGACAGCTGAAGATACCAATGTTTCTACTGCAGACAAAATGAGAAGTGATG GTGAATCAAAGACTGCAGAAATGGGAAGCATCCTTCAACCTGCTTCACACGTGTCAGGAGAAGTCCTCAGCGAaactacccatttggagacgacAGACACAGTAAAAGAACAGAAATGCGATGGTACAGCAATGCATTCAGTGATG GCTTCTTCGAATGATCACCACATAGATTCGGTTGAAAACATCAAATTTCACGAAGAACATCAAAGCCCAGTTTCTGTCCTTGAGCCATTCTTCGTAGACAGTCCACCAACAATCTCACTTCAAACTG GCAGAAAGCAAGTGCAGCCACATCGCCTTGACTTCGAAGAGTGCTCATTCATATCATCCCCCCAGCACACACCGGCCAGTGCTCATCCCTGCAGCGACGAACACCTCTGCCAATACGTGCAGTTGGTTATTGAGGCATCCTCCTTAGATTGGGATCACCTATCAGAGATCATATCCCAACCAGAACATATGCTCCTTCATGAATCCTTATTCGATGAAATCGAGCTTCCACCCCTCGGCTGCTACTACGACCCTAAGCTTCTGTTTGATCGGATAAATGAAGTGCTATTGGAGATATACAAATGCCATCTTTGCTCTCCACCTTTTGCCCCACCCAAGACGAGGTCCGTACCACTGGCTGAAGTAGTTCTTGATGAGATATTGGCAGAAGCTGATTACTTTCTACTTCCATCGAGAGATAGAAGAAGCTTGGATGAGATTGTCTTACGAGATGCGAAATGTGGACCGTGGCTTGATGATATTCGATTCGATAAAGAGCGTGTTGTGGTTGATATTTCAGAAGCTCTGATGGAGGGTTTTTTGCTTGATACACTGCTTCAGTTTTATAGGTGA